The following proteins are co-located in the Oenanthe melanoleuca isolate GR-GAL-2019-014 chromosome 4, OMel1.0, whole genome shotgun sequence genome:
- the RPIA gene encoding ribose-5-phosphate isomerase yields the protein MRLPGRLALLRSTPLAARPPGRVRTGRAAARRGFSRGRLGGTMAEEAKKRAAFAAVDKHVQNNQVLGIGSGSTIVHAVQRLAERVKEENLTIVCIPTSFQARQLILQNGLTLSDLDRNPELDVAIDGADEVDCNLNLIKGGGGCLTQEKIVAGFAKCFIVIADYRKKSDRLGEQWKKGVPIEVIPMAYVPVTRALTRKFGGVVELRMAVNKAGPVVTDNGNFILDWKFDKIHEWREVNSAIKMIPGVVETGLFIDMAEVVYFGMEDGSVSVREKQPC from the exons ATGCGGCTCCCCGGCCGGCTCGCCCTGCTCCGGAGCACGCCCCTGGCTGCCCGGCCGCCAGGGAGGGTCCGAacggggcgggcggcggcgcggcgcggctTCTCCCGCGGCCGGCTCGGCGGCACCATGGCAGAGGAGGCCAAGAAACGGGCCGCCTTCGCTGCCGTGGACAAGCACGTCCAG AACAATCAAGTTCTTGGGATCGGGAGCGGATCTACGATTGTGCATGCGGTGCAGAGATTAG ctgagcGAGTTAAGGAGGAGAACCTGACAATTGTCTGCATCCCTACGTCCTTCCAG GCTCGTCAGCTGATCCTGCAGAATGGCTTAACACTGAGTGACTTGGACAGAAATCCAGAG CTTGATGTTGCCATTGATGGAGCAGATGAGGTGGACTGTAACCTCAACCTTATCAAAGGTGGCGG TGGCTGCTTGACACAGGAGAAGATAGTTGCAGGATTTGCAAAGTGCTTCATTGTTATTGCTGATTACAG GAAAAAATCTGACAGGCTTGGGGAGCAGTGGAAGAAGGGAGTTCCAATTGAGGTCATCCCCATGGCTTATGTCCCTGTCACCAGAGCCCTGACCAGAAAATTCGGCGGAGTGGTGGAGCTGCGGATGGCTGTCAACAAAGCA GGCCCTGTGGTGACAGACAATGGGAACTTCATCCTGGACTGGAAATTTGACAAGATTCATGAGTGGCGTGAAGTGAACAGCGCTATAAAAATGATACCAG GCGTGGTGGAGACGGGGCTGTTCATCGACATGGCCGAGGTGGTGTATTTTGGGATGGAGGACGGCTCTGTCAGCGTCAGGGAGAAGCAGCCCTGCTGA